A section of the Roseovarius sp. W115 genome encodes:
- a CDS encoding EAL domain-containing protein, with amino-acid sequence MGKKIWANIPAGHDSPMAYAISSRDQSVIRMVDEAVRHKQVTLAYQSIVPAGDQARPAFYEGLIRVLDPTGRIIPARDFIGSIEATETGRIIDCLALEKGLACLRRFPSLRLAINMSARSIGYPRWMRSLKRGIAKDPTVAERLILEITESSAMLIPELVVSFMSDLQRKGISFALDDFGGGYTSFRYLRDFYFDILKVDGQFIRGIADDPDNQVLTRALLSIAEQFDLVTVAESVENPRDAVYLSHMGFDCLQGYYFGAPTIHAPWEEVRQERAASA; translated from the coding sequence ATGGGTAAGAAAATTTGGGCAAATATTCCGGCGGGGCACGATAGCCCTATGGCCTATGCGATTTCATCGCGTGACCAGTCGGTTATTCGCATGGTGGATGAGGCTGTGCGGCACAAGCAAGTGACGCTGGCGTACCAGTCAATCGTCCCGGCCGGGGATCAGGCGCGGCCGGCCTTTTACGAAGGTCTGATCCGGGTGCTTGACCCCACCGGGCGGATCATTCCCGCGCGGGACTTCATAGGGTCCATCGAGGCGACGGAAACCGGGCGGATCATTGATTGTCTGGCTTTGGAAAAAGGGCTGGCCTGCCTCAGGCGGTTTCCCAGTCTTCGACTGGCGATTAACATGTCGGCGCGCTCCATCGGCTATCCCCGTTGGATGCGGTCGCTCAAACGCGGGATTGCCAAAGATCCGACAGTTGCAGAGCGTCTCATTTTGGAAATCACCGAAAGCTCGGCAATGCTCATTCCGGAGCTTGTGGTCAGTTTCATGTCCGACCTGCAACGCAAAGGCATCAGTTTTGCGCTCGATGATTTCGGAGGGGGCTATACGTCTTTCCGATATCTGAGGGATTTCTATTTCGATATTCTGAAAGTAGATGGCCAATTCATTCGCGGTATTGCGGATGATCCGGACAATCAGGTTCTTACACGCGCGCTTTTGTCCATTGCCGAGCAGTTTGACCTGGTGACCGTGGCGGAAAGTGTCGAGAACCCGCGCGATGCGGTGTATCTTAGCCATATGGGATTTGACTGTCTTCAGGGCTACTACTTTGGGGCGCCCACAATTCATGCGCCGTGGGAAGAAGTTCGGCAAGAGCGCGCCGCTTCGGCCTGA
- a CDS encoding acetyl-CoA C-acetyltransferase, translating into MTNVVIASAARTAVGSFSGSFANTPAHDLGAAVLEAVVERAGVEKSDVSETILGQVLTAAQGQNPARQAHVNAGLPVESSAWGLNQVCGSGLRAVALGAQHIQLGDADVVAAGGQENMTLSPHAAALRAGHKMGDMKYIDTMIRDGLWDAFNGYHMGQTAENVADQWQITRDMQDEFAVASQNKAEAAQKAGKFADEIVPFTVKTRKGDIVVDSDEYIRHGANIEAMAKMRPAFTKDGSVTAANASGLNDGAAAVLLMSADNAEKRGIEPLARIASYATAGLDPSIMGVGPIHASRKALDKAGWSVADLDLVEANEAFAAQACAVNKDMGWDPSIVNVNGGAIAIGHPIGASGCRVLNTLLFEMKRRDAKKGLATLCIGGGMGVALCVERP; encoded by the coding sequence ATGACAAATGTCGTCATCGCATCCGCGGCTCGGACCGCCGTGGGTTCTTTTTCCGGCTCATTCGCCAATACTCCTGCTCATGATCTGGGGGCTGCCGTTCTGGAAGCTGTCGTCGAGCGGGCTGGCGTGGAAAAGTCGGATGTATCTGAAACTATCCTTGGTCAGGTTCTGACCGCCGCTCAGGGTCAAAACCCTGCGCGTCAGGCGCATGTGAACGCAGGCTTACCCGTGGAATCATCCGCTTGGGGCCTCAACCAGGTTTGTGGCTCGGGTCTTCGGGCCGTGGCACTGGGTGCACAGCATATCCAGTTGGGTGACGCGGATGTCGTCGCAGCCGGTGGTCAAGAGAACATGACCCTCAGCCCTCATGCCGCCGCGCTGCGTGCTGGACACAAAATGGGCGATATGAAATACATCGACACGATGATCCGGGACGGTCTTTGGGATGCGTTCAATGGCTACCATATGGGCCAGACCGCAGAAAACGTGGCCGACCAGTGGCAGATCACCCGCGACATGCAGGATGAGTTTGCCGTGGCGTCGCAGAACAAAGCAGAAGCGGCTCAAAAGGCCGGCAAGTTTGCGGATGAAATCGTGCCGTTCACGGTGAAGACCCGCAAAGGTGATATTGTGGTAGACAGCGATGAATACATCCGCCACGGCGCAAACATTGAGGCGATGGCCAAGATGCGCCCGGCCTTTACAAAGGATGGTTCGGTGACAGCGGCCAATGCGTCGGGCCTGAATGACGGTGCAGCTGCTGTGCTATTGATGAGCGCTGACAATGCCGAGAAGCGCGGCATCGAGCCTTTGGCACGGATCGCATCTTATGCGACAGCGGGTCTTGATCCATCGATCATGGGTGTTGGGCCAATTCATGCCAGCCGCAAAGCCTTGGACAAAGCGGGCTGGAGCGTGGCTGACCTTGATCTGGTTGAAGCGAATGAGGCCTTCGCCGCCCAAGCCTGTGCCGTAAACAAGGACATGGGTTGGGATCCGTCGATTGTGAACGTGAACGGTGGCGCGATTGCCATTGGCCACCCAATTGGCGCCTCAGGCTGTCGTGTTCTGAACACGCTTCTCTTTGAGATGAAGCGCCGCGATGCCAAAAAAGGTCTGGCCACGCTCTGCATCGGCGGTGGCATGGGCGTTGCGCTCTGCGTTGAGCGCCCCTGA
- the phbB gene encoding acetoacetyl-CoA reductase: protein MSRTALVTGGSRGIGEAISKQLKSEGYNVAATYAGNDEKAAAFTAETGIKTYKWNVADYDASQAGIAQIEADLGPIDTVVANAGITRDAPFHRMSPEQWKEVIDTNLTGVFNTVHPVWPGMRERKFGRVIVISSINGQKGQFGQVNYAATKAGDLGIVKSLAQEGARAGITANAICPGYIATEMVMAIDESIREKIIAGIPAGRLGTPEEIARCVSFLASEDSGFINGSTISANGAQFFV, encoded by the coding sequence ATGTCCCGAACTGCACTCGTCACAGGCGGAAGCCGTGGTATCGGTGAAGCCATTTCAAAACAACTGAAGTCGGAAGGCTACAACGTCGCCGCCACTTACGCCGGCAATGATGAAAAGGCCGCTGCCTTTACGGCTGAAACCGGTATCAAGACGTACAAATGGAACGTCGCCGACTATGACGCCAGCCAGGCCGGAATTGCTCAAATCGAAGCTGATCTTGGCCCGATCGACACCGTTGTGGCCAATGCGGGCATCACCCGCGACGCCCCATTCCACCGCATGAGCCCTGAGCAGTGGAAAGAGGTGATCGACACCAATCTCACAGGCGTGTTCAACACGGTTCACCCTGTTTGGCCAGGTATGCGAGAGCGCAAGTTTGGCCGCGTGATCGTGATCAGCTCGATCAACGGCCAAAAAGGTCAGTTCGGTCAGGTCAACTATGCGGCCACGAAAGCGGGCGATCTGGGTATCGTGAAATCGCTGGCGCAGGAAGGTGCGCGTGCGGGCATCACTGCCAACGCGATTTGCCCGGGCTACATCGCGACCGAAATGGTTATGGCGATTGATGAGAGCATTCGCGAGAAGATCATTGCAGGCATTCCAGCTGGCCGTCTTGGCACACCCGAAGAAATCGCGCGCTGCGTGAGCTTCCTCGCGTCGGAAGACTCGGGCTTTATCAACGGCTCGACTATTTCGGCCAATGGTGCGCAGTTCTTCGTTTAA
- a CDS encoding transcriptional regulator GcvA: MSDRLPPLTALRAFDAAARHMSFQKAADELSVTPAALSFQIKSLEQHLGAPLFRRLNRAVALTEAGETLAPGCRDGFTSLVAAWTATRRLQDVSSLTVTAGPGFTSKWLAPRLFEFAQAHPEIELRFAASLKAMDFDRDQVDVAIRFGYGPDTDVWSLPLAEEWVTPVMTPTLATQFPTPESLRDAVLIVDQSIDFLDPSPTWANWFRSVGVDPIEAHGPRFSQTDHAVDAALAGVGVTLGRRALVIKDLMDGRLVAPYKVALSTGARFRFLCRKGSEDKPQIKAFRDWMLAEIDKGRPSSDQMKILPLPSE, encoded by the coding sequence ATGAGTGATCGATTGCCTCCTTTGACCGCGTTGCGCGCCTTTGATGCTGCCGCGCGACATATGTCTTTTCAAAAAGCCGCGGATGAATTGAGTGTGACGCCTGCAGCGCTGTCGTTCCAAATCAAGTCGCTGGAACAGCATCTGGGGGCGCCGTTGTTCCGCCGGCTCAATCGGGCGGTCGCGCTGACGGAAGCAGGAGAAACACTGGCACCTGGGTGTCGGGACGGGTTCACATCACTCGTGGCAGCCTGGACGGCGACGCGACGGTTGCAGGACGTGTCCAGCCTGACGGTGACGGCGGGGCCGGGGTTTACTTCTAAGTGGTTGGCACCACGTCTTTTCGAGTTTGCACAGGCGCATCCCGAAATCGAGTTACGGTTTGCTGCGTCGCTCAAGGCCATGGATTTTGACCGAGACCAGGTCGACGTGGCTATTCGGTTTGGCTATGGGCCGGATACGGATGTGTGGTCCTTGCCCTTGGCCGAAGAATGGGTGACGCCGGTTATGACGCCGACGCTCGCGACACAATTCCCCACACCTGAGAGTTTGAGAGATGCGGTTCTGATTGTGGATCAGAGCATTGATTTTCTTGATCCGTCACCCACATGGGCCAACTGGTTTCGCAGTGTTGGCGTGGATCCGATAGAGGCGCATGGCCCACGGTTTTCACAGACCGACCATGCGGTGGATGCGGCGCTGGCTGGGGTTGGCGTGACCCTTGGGCGGCGGGCACTGGTGATCAAGGACCTGATGGATGGCCGTTTGGTGGCCCCTTACAAAGTGGCCCTCAGTACCGGCGCGCGCTTTCGGTTTCTGTGCCGCAAAGGGTCAGAAGACAAACCTCAGATAAAAGCGTTTCGGGATTGGATGCTTGCCGAGATAGACAAAGGGCGACCCAGTTCGGATCAGATGAAAATTCTACCACTACCCTCGGAGTAA
- a CDS encoding YdcH family protein, with protein MSLNSHVDELKRKHQNLSEQVEAAQRAPGSNDFEIADMKKQKLRLKEEIERLSS; from the coding sequence ATGTCTTTGAATTCGCATGTCGACGAGCTGAAAAGAAAACATCAGAATCTCTCGGAACAGGTAGAAGCCGCACAGCGTGCCCCAGGTTCCAACGACTTTGAAATCGCGGATATGAAGAAACAAAAGCTTCGACTTAAAGAGGAAATTGAGAGGCTTTCGTCCTAG
- a CDS encoding tRNA1(Val) (adenine(37)-N6)-methyltransferase, protein MTQSESDADLSRDAFLGGGLQILQPHQGYRAGIDPVLLAASVPAQPGDSILDLGCGAGVAGLCLARRVPGIALTGLELQAQYAELATQNAAENGIDMTVILGDIAAPPTEIKDKQFSHVIANPPYFDQARRTAADDIGREVALAGSAPLSDWVATAAKRTCPKGTVTFINRTERLPDLLSAFRTHLGSLEALPLAPRSGRAAKLILLRGRKNGNAEFRLHQPWILHEGDKHLADAENYTQATVCILRDAGALNFPA, encoded by the coding sequence ATGACCCAAAGTGAGTCCGACGCAGACCTCAGCCGAGATGCATTTCTGGGCGGTGGGCTTCAAATTCTGCAACCTCACCAAGGGTACCGCGCCGGGATAGATCCCGTGCTTCTGGCCGCCAGTGTCCCGGCACAACCCGGTGACAGCATTCTTGACCTTGGATGTGGGGCAGGTGTCGCAGGGTTGTGCCTGGCGCGCCGCGTACCTGGGATCGCTCTGACCGGCCTTGAATTGCAGGCGCAATATGCTGAACTCGCAACGCAGAACGCGGCGGAAAATGGCATCGACATGACCGTGATCTTGGGTGACATCGCCGCTCCACCGACCGAAATCAAGGACAAACAGTTCAGCCATGTCATTGCCAACCCGCCCTACTTTGATCAGGCAAGGCGCACCGCTGCTGACGATATAGGCCGTGAGGTCGCTCTGGCAGGCTCCGCGCCCTTATCCGATTGGGTCGCCACTGCAGCCAAACGTACCTGCCCCAAGGGCACTGTTACCTTTATTAACCGAACCGAACGCCTGCCAGACCTGCTAAGCGCCTTTCGAACGCACTTGGGCAGTCTGGAAGCTCTACCTCTGGCCCCGCGTTCGGGGCGGGCAGCCAAGCTGATCCTTTTGCGCGGTCGCAAAAATGGAAACGCTGAGTTTCGACTTCATCAACCGTGGATATTGCACGAAGGTGACAAACATTTGGCTGACGCGGAAAACTACACTCAAGCAACAGTTTGTATTTTGCGCGATGCCGGTGCGCTAAACTTTCCAGCTTAA
- a CDS encoding DUF2007 domain-containing protein, translated as MKHLLSTTDPTIIAFAKALLQGEDINCFEMDVNMSVLEGGIGIFPRRLMVADGDYTLARRTLLDNGIELDDPK; from the coding sequence ATGAAACACCTGCTCAGCACCACCGATCCGACGATCATTGCCTTTGCCAAAGCTCTGCTTCAAGGCGAGGATATAAACTGCTTTGAAATGGACGTAAACATGAGCGTCCTGGAAGGTGGTATCGGAATTTTCCCGCGGCGCTTGATGGTTGCCGATGGCGACTACACCCTCGCGCGCCGCACGCTACTCGACAACGGCATAGAGCTTGATGACCCAAAGTGA
- a CDS encoding polyprenyl synthetase family protein: protein MGLDHIATKPHEALADHLSGKLGDVNTLIRERMASRHAPRIPEVTAHLVEAGGKRLRPMLTLATADLCGYGGAYDVHLAATVEFIHTATLLHDDVVDESAQRRGRPTANLLWDNKSSVLVGDYLFARSFQLMVETGSLRVLDILSNAAATIAEGEVLQLSAARDLRTDEAIYLQVVRGKTAALFSAATEVGGVIAEVDEAHIKALFDYGDALGIAFQIVDDLLDYQGDAKATGKNVGDDFRERKLTLPVIKAVAAASETERAFWERTIEKGDQRDGDLEEALRLLHHHGTLEATRQDALGWSGKARDAILTLPEHPVRDMLSDLADYVVARIN from the coding sequence ATGGGATTGGATCATATTGCGACCAAGCCGCATGAAGCGCTGGCTGATCATCTGTCAGGAAAACTAGGTGATGTGAATACTCTGATCCGTGAGCGCATGGCGTCACGTCATGCACCGCGTATTCCCGAGGTCACGGCACACTTGGTTGAAGCAGGCGGCAAGCGGCTACGCCCGATGCTGACGTTGGCGACTGCGGATCTGTGTGGGTATGGCGGCGCATATGATGTGCATCTGGCGGCCACGGTTGAATTCATTCACACCGCGACCTTGCTGCATGACGATGTGGTCGATGAAAGTGCGCAGCGGCGCGGACGACCCACGGCAAATTTACTGTGGGACAACAAATCCAGCGTTTTGGTCGGGGACTATCTTTTTGCGCGGTCTTTCCAGTTAATGGTCGAGACTGGATCGCTCCGAGTGCTGGATATTCTGTCCAACGCGGCAGCGACGATTGCCGAAGGCGAGGTTCTACAGCTGAGCGCGGCGCGGGATTTGCGCACCGATGAGGCAATTTACCTGCAGGTCGTGCGCGGCAAGACGGCGGCACTCTTTTCTGCGGCAACTGAAGTGGGCGGTGTGATTGCCGAGGTTGACGAGGCGCATATCAAGGCGCTTTTTGATTATGGTGATGCGCTGGGCATAGCCTTTCAGATTGTGGATGATCTTTTGGATTATCAGGGCGATGCCAAGGCGACGGGGAAAAATGTGGGTGATGATTTCCGCGAACGGAAACTGACTCTTCCGGTGATCAAGGCTGTGGCGGCGGCGTCTGAGACGGAGCGTGCATTCTGGGAACGGACGATTGAGAAGGGCGATCAGCGAGACGGTGATCTGGAAGAGGCGCTGCGTTTGTTGCACCATCACGGAACCTTGGAGGCAACGCGTCAAGATGCGCTTGGATGGTCCGGGAAGGCGCGCGATGCGATCCTGACGCTACCAGAACACCCTGTGCGTGATATGCTAAGTGATCTGGCGGATTACGTGGTTGCGCGGATCAACTGA
- a CDS encoding 4-(cytidine 5'-diphospho)-2-C-methyl-D-erythritol kinase codes for MKSPMTVEAFAPAKINLTLHVTGRRDDGYHLLDSLVMFADVGDRLRITPAPKTILRVSGPLSQGVPTDDSNLVIRAANLIGATAEIELEKHLPNAAGIGGGSSDAGTILRVLRNITGTPVQDNGLSLGADVPVCMHAKAARMRGIGEHIIPLDHLPTLEALLVNPMVAVPTGPVFRILETPNNPPMPDTIPADLDAPAFADWLGQMRNDLEVPAITVEPAVTATLNALNATQDCLLSRMSGSGATCFGLYPDATTAKNAAARLQSNYPNWWIRSTRLS; via the coding sequence TTGAAGTCGCCGATGACGGTTGAGGCCTTCGCGCCTGCCAAGATCAACCTGACACTGCACGTCACAGGCCGCCGTGACGATGGCTATCACCTGCTCGACTCGCTTGTCATGTTCGCCGATGTGGGGGATCGTCTGCGCATCACACCGGCCCCCAAGACGATACTACGCGTCAGCGGCCCGCTCTCACAGGGTGTGCCCACCGATGACAGCAACCTCGTGATCCGAGCCGCCAATCTGATCGGGGCCACCGCAGAGATCGAGCTTGAAAAACACCTGCCCAACGCCGCTGGCATCGGGGGTGGGTCGTCCGATGCTGGCACGATCCTGCGTGTTCTAAGGAACATAACCGGCACACCGGTGCAAGACAACGGCCTGTCACTCGGAGCCGATGTTCCCGTCTGTATGCATGCCAAGGCAGCACGAATGCGGGGGATCGGGGAACACATAATCCCGTTGGATCACTTGCCGACGCTCGAAGCACTGCTGGTGAACCCCATGGTCGCCGTGCCCACCGGCCCGGTATTTAGAATTCTCGAAACGCCGAACAATCCACCTATGCCGGATACCATTCCAGCCGACCTTGATGCACCCGCATTTGCCGATTGGCTTGGACAGATGCGCAACGATCTCGAGGTTCCGGCCATTACTGTGGAGCCCGCCGTGACGGCCACACTGAACGCACTGAACGCGACCCAAGATTGTTTGCTTTCTCGGATGTCGGGCTCAGGCGCCACATGTTTCGGGCTTTATCCTGATGCCACGACGGCCAAAAACGCCGCTGCGCGGCTTCAGTCAAACTATCCGAATTGGTGGATCCGCTCGACCCGGCTCAGTTGA
- a CDS encoding tetratricopeptide repeat protein: protein MRVLTAGALAAFIQAFAVPVQASEDVGAYLAARQAIVNHDFDTAAQYFTQALTKDTSNPAIMESTVFSFMALGNIESAVPVAKRIDEEGLRSQVAFIALIADAVKNERYDEVLERIETQRGVSALADGLIAAWVEMGRGDMASALARFDDVAGQRGLRSFANYHKALALAAVGDFESAEQIFSGGEDEPLQRTRRGTIAWAEVLSQLERNDEAIALLDEAFGGNLDPQIAALRAELETGLPVPFSLVSGAQDGVAEVFYSLGQILLSEAGRDYTLLYARTAQFLNNDHVDSVLMAAELLEDLERYQLATEVYKSVPRDHPSFTAAEMGRAESLRRAEKSDAAIEVLEQLRVSHPELPLVHVSSGDLYRQNERYDDAVAAYDEAISLYDGRGTEQWFVYYARAISHERLGVWEKAEADFRKALELNPDHPQVLNYLGYSLVEKQIKLDEALSMIERAVERQPDSGFIVDSLGWVLYRLGNYDEAIIHMERAAELMPVDPVVNDHLGDVLWAVGRHTEAEFQWKRALSFVDEENPSPDIDPDRIRRKLEVGLDVVLEEEGAPPLEVADDG from the coding sequence GTGAGAGTGCTGACCGCAGGCGCGCTGGCCGCGTTTATTCAAGCTTTTGCCGTCCCCGTGCAGGCATCTGAGGATGTCGGCGCCTATTTGGCCGCACGCCAGGCGATCGTTAACCACGACTTCGACACGGCAGCGCAGTATTTCACCCAAGCCTTGACCAAAGACACCTCTAATCCTGCCATCATGGAAAGCACCGTCTTTTCATTCATGGCTCTGGGCAACATCGAAAGCGCCGTTCCGGTTGCCAAACGTATCGATGAGGAAGGTCTGCGCAGCCAGGTCGCTTTCATCGCGCTCATCGCTGATGCTGTCAAAAACGAACGCTATGATGAGGTGCTTGAACGCATCGAGACACAACGCGGTGTCAGCGCTCTGGCTGATGGCCTGATCGCTGCCTGGGTTGAAATGGGCCGTGGTGACATGGCGTCAGCTTTAGCAAGGTTCGATGACGTGGCGGGTCAACGCGGCCTGCGCAGCTTTGCGAACTACCACAAAGCATTGGCGCTCGCTGCTGTCGGCGATTTCGAAAGCGCTGAGCAAATCTTCTCCGGCGGTGAAGACGAGCCGCTACAGCGTACGCGACGTGGCACCATTGCCTGGGCCGAAGTCCTCAGCCAGCTAGAGCGAAACGATGAGGCGATCGCCCTCCTAGATGAAGCGTTTGGCGGCAATCTTGACCCACAAATCGCAGCTCTGCGTGCTGAGCTTGAAACCGGCCTTCCGGTTCCCTTTAGCCTTGTCTCCGGGGCTCAAGACGGGGTGGCTGAGGTTTTCTATTCGCTTGGACAAATTCTTTTAAGCGAGGCGGGTCGGGACTACACCTTGCTTTATGCCCGCACGGCGCAGTTCCTGAATAACGATCACGTCGACTCCGTCCTTATGGCTGCCGAACTCTTGGAAGATCTGGAACGCTATCAATTGGCAACCGAAGTGTACAAGAGCGTGCCTCGGGATCACCCCTCATTCACTGCCGCCGAAATGGGACGTGCGGAGTCCCTGCGTCGGGCTGAGAAATCAGATGCCGCAATCGAAGTTCTGGAACAGCTTCGCGTTTCGCATCCTGAGCTGCCCCTTGTGCATGTGTCCTCAGGTGATCTCTACCGTCAGAACGAGCGTTACGACGACGCCGTTGCCGCCTATGACGAAGCGATCTCGCTTTATGACGGCCGTGGCACTGAACAGTGGTTCGTCTACTACGCGCGCGCCATAAGCCACGAACGTTTGGGAGTTTGGGAGAAAGCCGAGGCCGATTTCCGCAAAGCCCTCGAACTAAACCCTGATCATCCGCAGGTCCTCAACTATCTCGGCTACTCGCTGGTCGAAAAGCAGATCAAGTTGGACGAGGCACTCAGCATGATTGAGCGCGCTGTTGAACGTCAGCCTGACAGCGGTTTCATTGTCGATAGCCTCGGCTGGGTTCTCTACCGCCTGGGAAACTATGACGAAGCCATCATACACATGGAGCGCGCCGCCGAGCTGATGCCGGTTGATCCGGTGGTCAACGACCACTTGGGTGACGTGCTCTGGGCAGTGGGCCGTCATACCGAGGCCGAGTTCCAATGGAAGCGTGCGCTCTCATTTGTGGATGAAGAAAACCCGTCGCCCGACATCGACCCTGATCGCATCCGTCGCAAGCTTGAGGTTGGTCTCGACGTCGTGCTCGAAGAAGAAGGCGCACCCCCACTTGAAGTCGCCGATGACGGTTGA
- a CDS encoding electron transfer flavoprotein-ubiquinone oxidoreductase: MAQVEREAMEYDVVIVGAGPAGLSAAIRLKQLDPNREVVVLEKGSEVGAHILSGAVLDPCGLDALIPDWREKGAPLNTPVKEDNFFMLGEAGKMRIPNFPMPPLMNNHGNYIVSMGNVCRWMAEQAEAMGIEIFPGMACSEIVYGENGEVKGVVAGEFGKEADGTPGPSYEPGMELHGKYVFLSEGVRGSLSKEVIAKYDLAKGKEPQKFGLGMKEIWEIDPDKHKEGSVTHTMGWPLGKNAGGGSFIYHLENNQVYVGFVVHLNYKNPHLFPYMEFQRFKHHPMVADLLKGGKRVAYGARAISEGGYQSMPKMVAPGVALLGCSVGMVNVPRIKGNHNAMLSGKAAAEAAHTALEAGRASDELSAYETEVREGAIGKDLKKVRNVKPLWSKYGLTASLTLGGLDMWTNTLGFSVFGTIGHGKSDADATEPAANHKPIDYPKPDGTLSFDRLTNVSFSMTNHEESQPAHLQLKDGAVPISVNLPKYAEPAQRYCPAGVYEVVEEEGKDPRFVINFQNCVHCKTCDIKDPSQNINWVTPQGGDGPNYPNM; the protein is encoded by the coding sequence ATGGCGCAAGTCGAACGGGAAGCCATGGAATACGACGTTGTGATCGTCGGCGCGGGACCAGCAGGCCTAAGCGCTGCGATCCGCCTCAAACAACTCGACCCGAACCGCGAGGTCGTGGTTTTGGAAAAAGGCTCGGAAGTGGGCGCGCATATCCTGTCGGGTGCGGTACTTGATCCATGCGGCCTTGATGCGCTCATCCCTGATTGGAGAGAAAAAGGCGCGCCCCTCAATACGCCGGTCAAAGAAGACAACTTCTTCATGCTGGGTGAAGCAGGCAAGATGCGCATTCCCAACTTCCCTATGCCGCCTCTGATGAACAATCACGGCAACTACATCGTGTCCATGGGCAATGTCTGCCGCTGGATGGCTGAACAGGCCGAAGCGATGGGCATCGAGATTTTCCCCGGCATGGCTTGCTCAGAAATCGTCTATGGCGAAAATGGCGAGGTCAAAGGCGTCGTCGCGGGTGAATTTGGCAAAGAGGCCGATGGCACTCCGGGTCCAAGCTATGAGCCGGGAATGGAGCTGCACGGCAAATACGTTTTCCTGTCCGAGGGCGTGCGTGGCTCGCTTTCGAAAGAGGTCATTGCCAAATACGACCTGGCCAAGGGCAAAGAGCCGCAGAAATTTGGCCTCGGCATGAAAGAGATCTGGGAAATCGACCCGGACAAGCACAAAGAAGGCTCTGTCACCCATACAATGGGGTGGCCTCTGGGAAAGAATGCCGGCGGCGGGTCTTTCATCTACCATCTTGAAAATAATCAGGTTTACGTAGGTTTCGTGGTTCACCTAAACTACAAAAACCCACATCTTTTCCCCTACATGGAATTCCAGCGCTTCAAGCATCACCCAATGGTGGCTGACCTGCTCAAAGGCGGCAAACGCGTGGCTTACGGCGCGCGCGCAATCAGCGAAGGCGGGTATCAGTCGATGCCCAAGATGGTTGCGCCCGGCGTGGCGCTCCTGGGCTGTTCGGTGGGCATGGTCAACGTGCCGCGCATCAAGGGCAACCACAACGCCATGCTCTCTGGCAAAGCCGCGGCAGAGGCCGCACACACCGCTTTGGAGGCAGGCCGCGCCAGCGATGAGTTGTCAGCCTATGAAACCGAAGTGCGCGAAGGGGCCATCGGCAAGGATCTCAAGAAGGTCCGGAACGTCAAACCCCTCTGGTCCAAATACGGTCTTACCGCATCACTCACCTTGGGCGGCTTGGACATGTGGACCAACACGCTGGGCTTTTCCGTCTTCGGCACCATCGGTCACGGCAAATCTGATGCGGACGCCACCGAGCCAGCCGCCAATCACAAACCCATCGACTATCCCAAACCCGATGGCACGCTCAGCTTTGATCGCCTGACCAATGTCAGCTTTTCAATGACGAACCACGAGGAAAGCCAGCCTGCGCATCTGCAGCTCAAAGACGGCGCAGTACCAATTTCCGTAAATCTGCCCAAATATGCGGAACCGGCGCAACGCTACTGCCCCGCAGGGGTTTACGAAGTTGTTGAGGAAGAGGGCAAAGACCCGCGCTTTGTCATAAACTTCCAAAACTGCGTCCATTGCAAAACCTGTGACATCAAAGACCCCAGCCAAAATATCAACTGGGTCACCCCACAGGGCGGAGACGGGCCGAATTACCCGAATATGTGA
- the greA gene encoding transcription elongation factor GreA: MEKIPMTQAGFAALEAELKHLKSEERPAIIQAISEAREHGDLSENAEYHSAKEKQSFIEGRIKELEGAISLADVIDPTKLSGTIKFGATVTLVDEDTDEEKTYQIVGEYEANIEKGLLNIKSPIARALIGKEEGDSVEVRTPGGEKSYEVLKISYL, encoded by the coding sequence ATGGAAAAGATCCCGATGACTCAGGCCGGATTCGCGGCTTTGGAGGCAGAGTTGAAACATCTCAAGTCCGAGGAACGCCCTGCGATCATTCAGGCGATTTCAGAGGCACGTGAGCATGGCGATTTATCGGAGAATGCTGAGTACCATTCTGCAAAGGAAAAGCAGTCCTTTATTGAGGGTCGCATCAAGGAATTGGAAGGCGCGATAAGCCTGGCAGACGTAATTGACCCAACCAAGCTTTCGGGAACGATAAAGTTTGGGGCCACCGTGACTTTGGTCGATGAAGATACTGATGAGGAAAAAACCTATCAGATTGTTGGCGAATACGAGGCCAATATCGAAAAGGGTCTTTTGAACATAAAATCGCCGATTGCACGGGCTTTGATTGGCAAGGAAGAAGGTGACAGCGTAGAAGTGCGCACACCGGGCGGCGAAAAATCATATGAAGTGCTGAAGATTTCGTATCTTTAG